One segment of Streptomyces sp. NBC_00576 DNA contains the following:
- a CDS encoding fibronectin type III domain-containing protein encodes MNIARRTTTSAATAVVLATAGGLLTAVAATPASAAANCNSPAYKRQFFGNTAFSGTPKRTDCDASIAENWGAKAPARGLPKDGFGVRWTVTRDFGSGGPFALTAVAQDGIRVYVDGRRKVDLWKNVTSTRTKKVNVTIPSGRHTLRVDYANWTGNANVNFAYAPRTSATVDRVAPLTPAGAAVAYDKSTGRAKLTWAKNKELDLAGYRIYRRLNGSSFGGTPLARTTSTSYTDTTLPVTGASYYYEVRAYDRAGNESGGTADKGVVTVDRTAPAAPQGPTVINESELNGLRVNWSSVEGATSYRVYRAIGAQGRFFEVGRPNKASYLDTSVAEDLVYRYRVSAVDAAGNESARSVTVDGTHDDHTAPPAVTGLKATPTEYGFKLNWDASRASDFARYGVYAGELVDAKDSTGAPTGEKVCSAGLLKYVNAGTTSYSYTTRPNGEQACFFVDALDRAWNSVYTETGSAPTVVATELNTTPSVATPPGSPLHVTAVPAEGNRANQIFWSGLDANSPQAASGYRVYRWNAAASAYERIAALGKTATVYVDTASKPGTTSYYWVKAVAADGTESLPAGDWAVNAPTT; translated from the coding sequence ATGAACATCGCCAGACGCACGACCACCTCGGCCGCGACCGCCGTCGTACTCGCCACCGCGGGCGGCCTCCTCACCGCGGTCGCCGCCACGCCGGCCTCCGCCGCGGCGAACTGCAACTCCCCTGCCTACAAGCGGCAGTTCTTCGGCAACACCGCCTTCTCGGGCACCCCGAAGAGGACCGACTGCGACGCCTCCATCGCCGAGAACTGGGGCGCGAAGGCCCCGGCCCGCGGCCTCCCGAAGGACGGCTTCGGCGTCCGCTGGACGGTGACACGGGACTTCGGCTCGGGTGGCCCCTTCGCCCTCACCGCCGTCGCGCAGGATGGCATACGCGTCTACGTCGACGGCCGGCGCAAGGTCGACCTGTGGAAGAACGTCACGTCGACGCGCACCAAGAAGGTCAACGTCACGATCCCGTCCGGCAGGCACACCCTGCGCGTCGACTACGCCAACTGGACCGGCAACGCGAACGTCAACTTCGCCTACGCGCCCCGGACTTCGGCGACCGTGGACAGGGTGGCGCCGCTCACCCCGGCCGGCGCTGCGGTGGCGTACGACAAGTCCACCGGCAGGGCCAAGCTCACCTGGGCGAAGAACAAGGAGCTGGACCTCGCCGGCTACCGCATCTACCGCCGCCTGAACGGCAGTTCGTTCGGCGGCACACCCCTGGCGAGAACCACCTCCACCTCGTACACGGACACCACCCTCCCGGTGACCGGCGCGAGTTACTACTACGAGGTCCGCGCCTACGACCGCGCGGGCAACGAGTCCGGCGGTACGGCGGACAAGGGCGTCGTCACCGTCGACCGCACCGCTCCGGCCGCGCCCCAGGGGCCGACGGTCATCAACGAGTCCGAGCTGAACGGGCTGCGGGTCAACTGGAGTTCGGTCGAGGGCGCCACGTCCTACCGGGTGTACCGGGCGATCGGGGCGCAGGGCAGGTTCTTCGAGGTCGGCCGTCCGAACAAGGCCTCCTACCTGGACACCTCGGTCGCCGAGGACCTCGTCTACCGCTACCGCGTCTCGGCGGTCGACGCGGCGGGCAACGAGTCCGCCCGTTCCGTCACCGTGGACGGCACGCACGACGACCACACCGCGCCGCCCGCGGTCACCGGCCTGAAGGCGACTCCCACCGAGTACGGCTTCAAGCTGAACTGGGACGCGAGCCGGGCCTCGGACTTCGCGCGGTACGGGGTCTACGCGGGCGAGTTGGTGGACGCCAAGGACAGCACGGGCGCCCCGACCGGCGAGAAGGTGTGCTCCGCCGGCCTCCTGAAGTACGTGAACGCCGGCACCACCTCGTACTCCTACACCACCCGCCCGAACGGCGAACAGGCCTGCTTCTTCGTCGACGCCCTCGACCGCGCCTGGAACTCGGTCTACACGGAGACCGGCTCCGCCCCCACGGTCGTGGCCACGGAGCTGAACACCACCCCGAGCGTGGCGACCCCGCCCGGCTCACCCCTGCACGTGACCGCGGTCCCCGCGGAGGGCAACAGGGCCAACCAGATCTTCTGGAGCGGCCTCGACGCCAACTCCCCGCAGGCAGCGAGTGGTTACCGCGTCTACCGCTGGAACGCGGCGGCTTCGGCCTACGAGAGGATCGCCGCCCTCGGCAAGACGGCCACCGTCTACGTCGACACCGCCTCGAAGCCCGGCACGACGTCCTACTACTGGGTGAAGGCTGTGGCGGCGGACGGCACGGAGTCGCTGCCGGCGGGGGACTGGGCGGTCAACGCCCCCACGACCTGA
- a CDS encoding transglutaminase family protein — MTRRLRIRHVTRVAYAQAAVSSHNEVRMTPLTLPGQTTLDARVTVNPTTPTWSYWDYWGTQVTGFDLMDPHADLTITAQSLVETAPPGPLSPAPSWAEVADRTANSRLLEYATTTVRTTVPPELVERAREVAAGLDPHGTATAVSALVADRVSYLPGTTGVNTSAAEAWEQGAGVCQDIAHVTIALLRGLGLPTRYVSGYLHPEREAELHRPVEGQSHAWVEYWAGDWCGYDPTNRTRADESHVVVGRGRDYDDVTPHKGVYRGVAGGPPEVTVEFTRVA; from the coding sequence ATGACCCGCCGGCTCCGTATCCGGCACGTCACCCGGGTCGCGTACGCGCAGGCGGCGGTCTCCTCGCACAACGAGGTCCGGATGACCCCGCTGACGCTCCCCGGCCAGACGACGCTGGACGCCCGGGTCACCGTGAACCCGACGACGCCGACCTGGTCGTACTGGGACTACTGGGGCACACAGGTCACCGGGTTCGACCTGATGGACCCGCACGCCGACCTCACGATCACCGCGCAGAGCCTGGTGGAGACGGCCCCGCCCGGCCCCTTGTCCCCCGCGCCGAGCTGGGCGGAGGTGGCCGACCGGACCGCGAACTCCCGGCTGTTGGAGTACGCGACGACGACGGTACGTACGACGGTGCCGCCCGAGCTGGTGGAGCGGGCGCGGGAGGTGGCGGCGGGCCTCGACCCGCACGGGACGGCGACGGCGGTGTCGGCGCTGGTCGCGGACCGGGTGTCGTACCTGCCGGGTACGACGGGCGTGAACACGTCGGCGGCGGAGGCGTGGGAGCAGGGCGCCGGCGTCTGCCAGGACATCGCCCATGTGACGATCGCGCTGCTGCGGGGCCTGGGCCTGCCCACCCGCTATGTCTCCGGCTACCTCCACCCCGAGCGGGAGGCCGAACTGCACCGCCCGGTGGAGGGCCAGTCCCACGCCTGGGTGGAGTACTGGGCGGGCGACTGGTGCGGCTACGACCCGACGAACCGGACGCGCGCCGACGAGTCCCATGTGGTGGTGGGCCGAGGGCGCGACTACGACGACGTGACACCGCACAAGGGCGTGTACCGGGGCGTGGCCGGTGGGCCGCCGGAGGTGACGGTGGAGTTCACGCGGGTGGCGTGA
- a CDS encoding PA14 domain-containing protein → MNITRRTTATTATAVALATAGGLLGVVSAPSASAATVTCNSPAYKRQFFANTTFSGTPKKTDCDASIAENWGAKAPATGLPKDNFGVRWTVTRDFGSGGPFALTVAAQDGIRVYLDGKIKVNLWKNVSTTQKKTVNLTIPAHKHTLRIDFANVTGNANVNFAYAPRTSATVDKVKPLAPTGPAVTYDKTTGKAKLTWAKNKEMDLAGYKVYRRLNGTSFGGTALATTTATTYTDSTLPKTGETYAYEVRAHDKAGNQSTGSADVTATTVDKTAPAKVTGLSGQGTTAGNFLTWNASSKDVHHYEVWAAPVGQSDPDGPQPAFRTSSADQFADAGTPYAYRVQAVDGAGNISPVSETVTVTRPVASTTPAPSALEGTPTDASTHVTWTPSEDGTVTGFHVYRRASANGVGTLVGSVDGPTASSYDDTSAPKGTAYYYVTAVDNTGAESVPSAQIPVARLTPATATGPAAPKLTVVSTGGTRSPIIVQAKPGAGDEGRSLKGYSWYFDGYGSPSGQQLTTTGRIEFRPQYTGVYMVTVRAVDVYGRESEQVSSAEVLVNR, encoded by the coding sequence ATGAACATCACCAGACGCACGACCGCCACTACCGCGACGGCCGTAGCGCTCGCCACCGCAGGCGGCCTCCTCGGCGTCGTCTCCGCCCCGAGCGCCTCAGCGGCCACGGTCACGTGCAACTCGCCTGCCTACAAGCGGCAGTTCTTCGCGAACACCACCTTCTCCGGCACCCCGAAGAAGACCGACTGCGACGCCTCCATCGCCGAGAACTGGGGCGCCAAAGCCCCCGCCACCGGCCTCCCGAAGGACAACTTCGGCGTCCGCTGGACGGTGACCCGCGACTTCGGCTCCGGCGGCCCCTTCGCCCTCACCGTCGCCGCGCAGGACGGCATCCGCGTCTACCTCGACGGCAAGATCAAGGTCAACCTCTGGAAGAACGTCTCAACGACCCAGAAGAAGACCGTCAACCTCACCATCCCCGCCCACAAGCACACCCTGCGCATCGACTTCGCCAACGTCACCGGCAACGCGAACGTCAACTTCGCCTACGCGCCCCGTACTTCGGCGACAGTCGACAAGGTCAAGCCCCTCGCCCCGACGGGACCCGCCGTCACGTACGACAAGACGACGGGCAAGGCGAAGCTCACCTGGGCGAAGAACAAGGAGATGGACCTCGCGGGGTACAAGGTCTACCGCCGCCTGAACGGCACGTCGTTCGGCGGCACCGCCCTCGCGACGACCACAGCCACCACGTACACGGACTCGACACTTCCGAAGACCGGCGAGACGTACGCCTACGAGGTCCGCGCCCACGACAAGGCCGGCAACCAGTCGACAGGCAGCGCCGACGTGACCGCGACGACGGTCGACAAGACGGCGCCGGCGAAGGTCACCGGGCTGTCGGGACAAGGCACCACGGCAGGCAACTTCCTTACGTGGAACGCCTCCTCGAAGGACGTGCACCACTACGAGGTGTGGGCCGCCCCAGTGGGTCAGAGCGACCCGGACGGGCCGCAGCCCGCGTTCAGGACGTCCTCGGCGGACCAGTTCGCGGACGCGGGGACGCCCTACGCGTACCGGGTCCAGGCCGTCGACGGCGCCGGGAACATCTCCCCGGTCTCCGAGACCGTGACGGTGACGCGCCCAGTGGCATCCACCACGCCCGCTCCGTCCGCCCTGGAGGGCACGCCCACCGACGCATCCACCCATGTCACGTGGACGCCGTCGGAGGACGGTACGGTGACCGGGTTCCACGTCTACCGCCGCGCCTCGGCCAACGGAGTCGGGACCCTCGTCGGCAGCGTCGACGGCCCGACAGCCTCGTCGTACGACGACACCTCTGCCCCCAAGGGCACCGCGTACTACTACGTCACCGCTGTCGACAACACGGGCGCCGAGTCCGTGCCCTCCGCGCAGATCCCCGTCGCCCGCCTCACCCCGGCCACCGCGACCGGCCCGGCGGCACCGAAGCTGACCGTGGTCTCCACGGGCGGCACGCGCTCCCCGATCATCGTCCAGGCCAAGCCCGGCGCGGGCGACGAGGGCCGCTCGCTGAAGGGCTACTCCTGGTACTTCGACGGGTACGGCTCCCCAAGCGGCCAGCAGCTGACGACGACGGGCCGAATCGAGTTCCGGCCGCAGTACACCGGCGTCTACATGGTCACCGTGCGGGCCGTGGACGTCTACGGCCGTGAGAGTGAGCAGGTGTCCTCAGCAGAGGTCCTGGTCAACCGCTAA
- a CDS encoding heat shock protein transcriptional repressor HspR, with product MDGRRRNPYELTQETPVYVISVAAQLSGLHPQTLRQYDRLGLVSPDRTAGRGRRYSARDIELLRAVQALSQDEGINLAGIKRIIELENQVAALQQRVAEMESALDGAAAAMQQREAAVHASYRRDLVPYQEVQQTSALVVWRPKKAKD from the coding sequence ATGGACGGTCGTCGACGCAACCCGTATGAACTGACCCAGGAGACCCCGGTCTACGTCATCTCGGTGGCGGCCCAGCTCTCGGGCCTGCACCCGCAGACCCTGCGCCAGTACGACCGTCTGGGCCTGGTCTCCCCCGACCGCACCGCCGGCCGGGGCCGCCGCTACTCGGCCCGCGACATCGAACTGCTCCGCGCGGTGCAGGCGTTGTCGCAGGACGAGGGCATCAACCTGGCCGGCATCAAGCGGATCATCGAACTGGAGAACCAGGTCGCCGCGCTGCAGCAGCGGGTGGCGGAGATGGAGTCCGCGCTGGACGGCGCCGCCGCGGCGATGCAGCAGCGGGAGGCCGCGGTGCACGCTTCTTATCGGCGGGATCTGGTGCCGTACCAGGAAGTTCAGCAGACCAGTGCGTTGGTGGTCTGGCGGCCGAAGAAGGCCAAGGACTAG
- a CDS encoding fibronectin type III domain-containing protein, whose product MISARRTTARGPARATAATSVVLATAAGLLTAVTATPASAATTCDSPAYKRQFFSNTTFSGTAKRTDCDASIAENWGAKAPATGLPKDNFSVRWTLTRDFGSGGPFALAAAAQDGIRVYVDGKAQVNLWKNVSSTVKKTVNLTIPTGKHTLRIDYANWNGNANVNFAYTPRTSATVDKVKPLTPTAPSVTYDKTTGKTKLTWAKNKEMDLAGYKVYRRLNGTSFGATALATTTATTYTDSTLPKTGQTYAYEVRAHDKAGNQSTGTADLTVTTVDKTPPGQVTEVEVSVGASTLRLDWKAVGDGESYRVYRATAPQGPYRLLAGSLGDTSYTDLTGDIRQRAYYRVTAVDKLGNESVPSTTVDPGEPDTTAPAQVTGLTATGTTAGNAVRWEASSADVEYYQVWASTEGQSDADGPDTVIGTSFNDIRTEDGVPVTYSIQAVDAYGNVSPVSETATATRPAPGESAAPTGLTETLRDSDTQLTWVYSGDSGHFGYRIYRRVGTSEAWTRINDLAVRANRYDDRTAPVGPASYYLVVLDRYGNESVPSEAITVDRATPATQTSPKPPTAELSAPYEICSSGSCVARGRAGLPLTVTLTPNPERLIGGYTYRFSSDTGVTSTTDSRITWTPPDSGTFTFDVEAVDYYGRGGRTLRIRFLVA is encoded by the coding sequence ATGATCTCAGCCAGACGTACGACGGCCAGGGGGCCCGCGAGGGCCACTGCCGCGACCTCTGTCGTACTCGCCACCGCCGCCGGACTGCTCACGGCGGTCACCGCCACGCCCGCGTCGGCGGCCACGACCTGCGACTCCCCCGCCTACAAGCGGCAGTTCTTCTCGAACACCACCTTCTCCGGCACCGCGAAGCGGACCGACTGCGATGCGTCGATCGCGGAGAACTGGGGCGCCAAAGCCCCCGCCACGGGCCTCCCGAAGGACAACTTCTCGGTCCGCTGGACGCTGACGAGGGACTTCGGCTCTGGCGGCCCCTTCGCCCTGGCGGCAGCCGCCCAGGACGGGATACGCGTCTACGTCGACGGCAAGGCCCAGGTCAACCTCTGGAAGAACGTGTCGTCGACGGTGAAGAAGACCGTCAACCTCACCATCCCCACCGGCAAACACACCCTCCGCATCGACTACGCCAACTGGAACGGCAACGCCAACGTCAACTTCGCCTACACGCCCCGCACTTCGGCCACCGTCGACAAGGTCAAACCCCTCACCCCGACGGCGCCCTCCGTCACGTACGACAAGACGACGGGCAAGACCAAGCTCACCTGGGCGAAGAACAAGGAGATGGACCTCGCCGGGTACAAGGTCTACCGCCGCCTGAACGGCACGTCGTTCGGCGCCACCGCCCTCGCTACGACCACCGCCACCACGTACACGGACTCCACGCTCCCCAAGACCGGCCAGACGTACGCCTACGAGGTCCGCGCCCACGACAAGGCCGGCAACCAGTCCACGGGCACCGCCGACCTGACCGTGACGACGGTCGACAAGACGCCTCCGGGCCAGGTCACCGAGGTCGAGGTGAGCGTGGGGGCGTCGACTCTGCGGCTCGACTGGAAGGCGGTCGGCGATGGGGAGTCGTACCGGGTCTACCGGGCGACAGCACCCCAGGGCCCGTATCGTCTGCTCGCCGGCTCGCTCGGCGACACCTCCTACACCGACCTCACGGGCGACATCAGGCAGCGCGCGTACTACCGGGTCACGGCCGTCGACAAGCTGGGCAACGAGTCCGTCCCGTCCACGACCGTCGACCCCGGCGAGCCCGACACCACGGCACCCGCCCAGGTCACGGGCCTGACGGCGACGGGCACCACGGCGGGCAACGCGGTCCGCTGGGAGGCGTCCTCGGCCGACGTGGAGTACTACCAGGTGTGGGCGTCCACCGAGGGTCAGTCCGACGCCGACGGCCCGGACACCGTCATCGGGACGTCCTTCAACGACATACGCACGGAGGACGGCGTCCCGGTCACCTACAGCATCCAGGCGGTCGACGCGTACGGGAACGTCTCCCCGGTGTCGGAGACGGCGACGGCGACCCGCCCGGCGCCTGGGGAGTCGGCGGCGCCCACGGGCCTGACGGAAACCCTCCGCGACAGTGACACCCAGCTCACCTGGGTCTACTCGGGGGACAGCGGCCACTTCGGCTACCGGATCTATCGCCGTGTCGGTACGTCCGAGGCGTGGACCCGCATCAACGACCTCGCGGTGAGGGCAAACCGCTACGACGACCGGACGGCCCCGGTCGGGCCCGCCTCCTACTACCTGGTCGTACTGGACAGGTACGGCAACGAGTCGGTTCCCTCGGAAGCGATCACTGTGGACCGGGCGACGCCGGCCACACAGACCTCGCCCAAGCCTCCGACAGCCGAACTGTCCGCCCCGTACGAGATATGCAGCTCGGGCAGCTGCGTGGCGCGTGGCCGTGCCGGTCTCCCGCTCACCGTCACCCTGACTCCGAACCCGGAGCGACTGATCGGCGGCTACACCTACAGGTTCTCCAGCGACACCGGCGTGACGAGCACCACGGACAGCAGGATCACCTGGACGCCGCCCGATTCCGGCACCTTCACCTTCGATGTCGAGGCGGTCGACTACTACGGCCGCGGAGGCCGCACACTCAGAATCAGGTTCCTGGTCGCCTGA
- a CDS encoding alpha-E domain-containing protein, protein MNDVILSRIAEALTWTGRYVERADATSRILDAYLHRLLEDPWRDEDAACRCLYAILGVDAGSQPVDMQQVLDQLAFDARSTCAIEGALGAARLNARSAREAVSSEMWECLNSTWHALADQRLAARRTGPYAYLELVRRRAALFFGLADSTMSRDDSWRFVVLGRSLERVDMTVRLLSVRVLDAAHAPDWPTLLSASGADEAYARVYSGFGDTPRVAEFLLLDRDFPRSALHALTTAEECLAALGRPRQDPARRPIGRLRTRLEYLDSPAMEDQLPVLLKDLQTACMASAEAVAERFFPYQGPVEWAQEGARAV, encoded by the coding sequence GTGAACGACGTGATCCTCTCCCGGATAGCCGAGGCCCTGACGTGGACGGGCCGTTACGTGGAGCGGGCCGACGCCACGAGCCGCATCCTGGACGCCTATCTGCACCGGCTGCTCGAGGACCCCTGGCGCGACGAGGACGCGGCCTGCCGCTGCCTGTACGCCATCCTCGGCGTCGACGCCGGCAGCCAACCCGTGGACATGCAGCAGGTGTTGGACCAGCTCGCCTTCGACGCCCGCTCGACGTGCGCGATCGAGGGCGCGCTCGGTGCGGCCCGGCTGAACGCCCGCAGCGCCCGAGAGGCCGTCTCCTCGGAGATGTGGGAATGCCTCAACTCCACCTGGCACGCCCTCGCCGACCAGCGCCTCGCGGCCCGACGCACGGGCCCCTACGCCTACTTGGAGCTGGTACGCCGTCGGGCGGCCCTCTTCTTCGGCCTCGCGGACTCCACCATGAGCCGGGACGACAGCTGGCGTTTCGTCGTCCTGGGGCGCAGCCTGGAGCGGGTGGACATGACCGTACGGCTGCTGTCGGTACGGGTGTTGGACGCCGCCCACGCCCCGGACTGGCCGACGCTGCTGAGCGCGAGCGGCGCGGACGAGGCGTACGCGCGGGTGTACAGCGGTTTCGGCGACACCCCGAGAGTGGCCGAATTCCTGCTCCTGGACCGGGACTTCCCGCGCTCGGCACTGCACGCGCTGACTACGGCGGAGGAGTGCCTCGCGGCTCTGGGCCGCCCGCGCCAGGATCCGGCACGCCGCCCGATCGGACGCCTGCGCACCAGACTCGAATACCTGGACTCGCCGGCCATGGAGGACCAACTCCCGGTGCTGCTGAAGGACTTGCAGACCGCCTGTATGGCGTCGGCGGAGGCGGTCGCGGAGAGGTTCTTCCCGTACCAGGGGCCCGTGGAGTGGGCTCAGGAAGGAGCGCGAGCAGTATGA
- a CDS encoding sugar ABC transporter substrate-binding protein, which translates to MSRVARLRRTAIAVAASTVAVSLAAGCGVLDADQQTAEATPAKGNDITVGLLLPETANTRYDKFDYPIIKNKVESLTNGQGRVEYANAGADAIMQGQQLQKMIDNKVDVLLLDAVDAHAIAGEVRKAKDAGIPVIAYDRLAEGPIDAYISFDNELVGEVQGRSLLEALGGDVDESKKVVMMNGSVTDPNAAQFKEGALAELNGKVTIAQSFDTKDWKPENAQANMTKAIAAIGKDNIAAVYSANDGMAGGIINALQAAGVTKLPPITGQDAELAAVQRIISGEQYMSVYKSYPQEAQTAAEMAVARIQGRDIQFDALTRDKVDSPTQKDVPAQLVSVVALTKANIRSTVIEDGIYKVSDICTQKFEDDCAALGLK; encoded by the coding sequence ATGAGTCGTGTGGCTCGTTTGCGTCGTACCGCCATCGCCGTGGCCGCCTCCACGGTCGCGGTATCTCTTGCCGCGGGCTGCGGCGTACTCGACGCCGATCAGCAGACCGCTGAGGCGACCCCGGCCAAGGGCAACGACATCACGGTGGGGCTGCTGCTTCCGGAGACGGCGAACACTCGGTACGACAAGTTCGACTACCCGATCATCAAGAACAAGGTCGAGTCGCTCACCAACGGCCAGGGCAGGGTCGAGTACGCCAACGCCGGGGCGGACGCCATCATGCAGGGCCAGCAGCTCCAGAAGATGATCGACAACAAGGTCGACGTCCTCCTCCTCGACGCCGTGGACGCGCACGCCATCGCCGGCGAGGTCAGGAAGGCCAAGGACGCCGGGATACCGGTCATCGCGTACGACAGGCTGGCCGAGGGCCCCATCGACGCGTACATCTCCTTCGACAACGAACTCGTCGGCGAGGTGCAGGGACGTTCCCTCCTGGAGGCCCTCGGCGGTGACGTCGACGAGTCCAAGAAGGTCGTCATGATGAACGGGTCGGTGACCGACCCGAACGCCGCGCAGTTCAAGGAGGGCGCCCTCGCCGAGCTGAACGGCAAGGTGACGATCGCGCAGTCCTTCGACACCAAGGACTGGAAGCCCGAGAACGCCCAGGCGAACATGACGAAGGCCATCGCGGCCATCGGCAAGGACAACATCGCCGCCGTCTACTCCGCCAACGACGGCATGGCGGGCGGCATCATCAACGCCCTGCAGGCCGCAGGCGTCACCAAGCTGCCGCCGATCACCGGGCAGGACGCCGAACTGGCCGCCGTGCAGCGCATCATCTCCGGCGAGCAGTACATGAGCGTCTACAAGTCGTACCCGCAGGAGGCCCAGACCGCGGCCGAGATGGCCGTCGCCCGCATCCAGGGCCGCGACATCCAGTTCGACGCCCTCACCCGGGACAAGGTCGACAGCCCCACGCAGAAGGACGTCCCCGCCCAGCTCGTGAGCGTCGTCGCCCTGACGAAGGCCAACATCAGGAGCACGGTCATCGAGGACGGCATCTACAAGGTGTCCGACATCTGCACGCAGAAGTTCGAGGACGACTGCGCGGCCCTCGGGCTGAAGTAG
- a CDS encoding fibronectin type III domain-containing protein, with protein MNPARRTTQAATTALVLATTGALLSTAAPAASAATTCTSPVYQRQFFANTTFSGTPKKTDCDASIAENWGANAPATGLPKDNFGVRWTVTRDFGSGGPFALTVAAQDGIRVYIDGKGQVNLWKNVTTTQKKTVNLTIPAHKHTLRIDYVNWTGNANVNFAYAPRTSATVDKVKPLVPTAPSVSYDKATGKAKLTWAKSQEMDLAGYRVYRRTGIGSFATKPVATTTATSYTDTTLPLTGDKFAYEIRAYDKAGNESAGTADLAVTTVDRVAPGVPQDVTLVDATASEGMRIGWSAVEGAASYHVYRAPEVSTDTGYVPGTYTRIGSTTGLSYRDTSALETAGYYYLVTSADAAGNESGRSKAVMGRLWDDVPPPAVTGLTVTPTEYGFEVNWDANPAEDLAWYRLYRGTWGDYDEDGAEECLLTVAREYLPVGRTSLTYTAVSDSYKYTALLDGEQGCFLLDAVDDFGNSSFKWTGEGKVVLATELDMRPGVATPEGSPLELTTTGGEGDEGNRLDWSWSAASQETTGYRVHRWNPATEAYEKIADLGSDITDYYDTDAPRGTTSFYWVTTLAADGTESVPAGAWAVNTPAA; from the coding sequence TTGAACCCAGCCAGACGCACGACGCAGGCAGCCACCACCGCCCTCGTGCTCGCCACCACCGGCGCCCTGCTCAGCACCGCGGCCCCGGCCGCCTCCGCCGCGACGACGTGCACTTCGCCCGTCTACCAGCGGCAGTTCTTCGCGAACACCACCTTCTCCGGCACGCCGAAGAAGACCGACTGCGACGCCTCCATCGCCGAGAACTGGGGCGCGAACGCCCCCGCCACCGGCCTCCCGAAGGACAACTTCGGCGTCCGCTGGACGGTGACGCGGGACTTCGGGTCCGGCGGCCCCTTCGCCCTCACCGTCGCCGCGCAGGACGGCATCCGCGTCTACATAGACGGCAAGGGCCAGGTCAACCTCTGGAAGAACGTCACGACGACCCAGAAGAAAACCGTCAACCTCACCATCCCCGCCCACAAACACACCCTGCGCATCGACTACGTCAACTGGACGGGCAACGCCAACGTCAACTTCGCCTACGCTCCCCGCACTTCGGCGACCGTCGACAAGGTCAAGCCCCTCGTCCCGACCGCGCCCTCCGTCTCCTACGACAAGGCCACCGGGAAGGCGAAGCTGACCTGGGCGAAGAGCCAGGAGATGGACCTCGCGGGTTACCGCGTCTACCGGCGCACCGGCATCGGTTCCTTCGCCACCAAGCCCGTCGCGACGACCACGGCGACCTCGTACACGGACACCACGCTCCCCTTGACCGGGGACAAGTTCGCCTACGAGATCCGCGCGTACGACAAGGCCGGCAACGAGTCGGCCGGTACGGCGGACCTGGCCGTCACCACCGTGGACCGCGTCGCCCCGGGCGTGCCCCAGGACGTGACACTCGTCGACGCCACGGCGTCGGAGGGGATGCGCATCGGCTGGAGCGCGGTCGAGGGCGCGGCGTCGTACCACGTCTACCGGGCACCCGAGGTGTCCACGGACACCGGCTACGTGCCCGGCACGTACACGAGGATCGGCAGCACGACCGGGCTCTCCTACCGGGACACCTCGGCTCTGGAGACCGCGGGCTACTACTACCTGGTGACGTCCGCCGACGCGGCGGGCAACGAGTCCGGGAGGTCCAAGGCCGTGATGGGCCGCCTCTGGGACGACGTCCCGCCGCCCGCTGTCACCGGCCTGACCGTCACCCCGACCGAGTACGGCTTCGAGGTGAACTGGGACGCGAACCCGGCCGAGGACCTCGCGTGGTACAGGCTCTACCGGGGCACGTGGGGCGACTACGACGAGGACGGCGCGGAGGAGTGCCTCCTGACGGTGGCCAGGGAGTACCTGCCGGTCGGCAGGACCTCGCTCACGTACACCGCGGTCTCGGACTCGTACAAGTACACCGCCCTCCTGGACGGCGAGCAGGGCTGCTTCCTCCTCGACGCCGTCGACGACTTCGGCAACTCCTCCTTCAAGTGGACGGGTGAGGGCAAGGTCGTACTGGCCACCGAGCTCGACATGAGGCCGGGCGTGGCCACGCCCGAGGGCTCCCCGCTGGAGCTGACGACGACGGGCGGCGAGGGCGACGAGGGCAACCGCCTCGACTGGTCCTGGAGCGCCGCCTCCCAGGAGACGACCGGCTACCGCGTCCACCGCTGGAACCCCGCCACCGAGGCGTACGAGAAGATCGCCGACCTCGGCAGCGACATCACCGACTACTACGACACCGACGCCCCGCGCGGCACGACGTCCTTCTACTGGGTGACCACCCTGGCCGCGGACGGCACCGAGTCCGTACCGGCGGGCGCCTGGGCGGTCAACACCCCTGCGGCGTAA